A DNA window from Rhineura floridana isolate rRhiFlo1 chromosome 11, rRhiFlo1.hap2, whole genome shotgun sequence contains the following coding sequences:
- the LOC133367739 gene encoding vomeronasal type-2 receptor 26-like, with translation MDLLFKQQQKICNYKDDRKTEVLAVIGGFKADYAIQMNTIMGLYKFPQLTYGAYDAPLRGKTVFPALYQMSPRETALHLGIVQLLLHFEWTWAGLIVSNDDAGESFAQILTSLLAENNICVAYMHTFGEKIKYWHEDGMKLHSMVHQDMIFTTVNVVIVSGDTSSLQDLAYMLSNIFRGKYFDKVWLATPRWDISQECMSDPLSPCFHGSLSFSDHRKPVPGFYNFLKNLKPDESMMHFIYTFWETSFQCYVFDEMQDFEKKCSRMERIGINRTPFFELDMTSESYALYNGVYAIAYALHNIHISGQNLMRNRAKFKQLNVQTWQLNSFLENVHFNNGAGHEVLTENGRVSAGYDIINWVEVPNGTYQKFQVGHISASHELTINEDAIVWSKIFNQTKPHSQCVERCHFGQHRMIQEGQPTCCYDCTPCPEDMFSNKADAVHCDKCPEDQYPNENKDQCIPKVITFLTYDEPLGITLVSLAVSFSFITIFVFQTFLRNWNTPIVKANNQNLTCLLLISILLCYLSSLLFIGKPRNATCLLRQAAFGIVFSVAISCVLAKTIIVILAFLATKPGNRVRKFLGQKVANAIVLFSSLVQVGICTVWVSTSPPFPDADMHSQTGHIILECNEGSITMFCCVLGYIGFLAIISFIVAFLARKLPDTFNEAKFITFSMLLFCSVWVSFIPGYLSTKGKYVVAVEVFAILASNTGLLICIFLPKCYIILLRADLDSRKLLQGNT, from the exons ATGGATCTACTCTTCAAACAGCAACAGAAGATATGTAATTATAAGGATGATAGGAAAACGGAAGTATTAGCTGTCATTGGAGGTTTTAAAGCAGACTATGCCATCCAGATGAATACCATCATGGGTCTCTACAAGTTCCCACAG CTCACCTACGGTGCATACGATGCTCCACTCAGGGGGAAAACTGTATTCCCTGCTTTGTACCAAATGTCACCGAGGGAAACGGCTCTGCACTTGGGGATTGTCCAGCTACTCCTGCATTTTGAGTGGACATGGGCTGGGCTCATTGTTTCAAATGATGATGCTGGAGAAAGCTTTGCACAGATTTTGACATCTCTGCTTGCTGAGAATAACATCTGTGTTGCCTACATGCACACAtttggagaaaaaataaaatattggcatGAAGATGGCATGAAACTTCATTCAATGGTACATCAAGACATGATATTCACTACAGTCAATGTGGTCATTGTAAGTGGGGATACTAGCTCTCTGCAGGATCTTGCATATATGTTATCAAACATTTTCCGAGGGAAATATTTCGATAAGGTTTGGCTCGCAACACCTCGGTGGGATATCAGCCAAGAATGCATGTCAGACCCCTTGTCTCCTTGTTTCCATGGTTCCTTGTCCTTCTCAGACCACAGAAAACCAGTTCCAGGTTTTTACAACTTTCTCAAAAACCTAAAACCCGATGAATCCATGATGCACTTTATCTATACATTTTGGGAAACTTCATTCCAATGTTATGTTTTTGATGAAATGCAGGATTTTGAAAAAAAGTGTAGCAGAATGGAAAGAATTGGGATTAACCGCACACCTTTTTTTGAGCTGGATATGACTAGTGAAAGCTACGCTCTCTACAATGGTGTCTATGCCATAGCATATGCATTGCATAACATTCATATTTCAGGGCAAAACCTCATGAGGAATAGAGCAAAATTCAAACAGTTGAATGTTCAGACTTGGCAG CTCAACTCTTTCCTGGAAAACGTCCATTTTAACAATGGGGCTGGGCATGAAGTCTTGACTGAAAATGGGAGAGTCTCAGCTGGCTATGATATCATCAACTGGGTCGAAGTCCCCAATGGCACTTACCAGAAATTCCAAGTTGGGCATATTTCAGCAAGCCACGAGCTCACCATCAATGAGGATGCCATTGTGTGGAGTAAGATTTTTAACCAG ACAAAGCCTCATTCCCAGTGTGTTGAGAGATGCCACTTTGGACAGCACAGGATGATCCAGGAAGGGCAGCCCACTTGCTGCTATGACTGTACTCCATGCCCAGAAGACATGTTTTCTAATAAGGCAG ACGCAGTTCATTGTGACAAGTGCCCTGAAGATCAATATCCAAATGAAAACAAGGACCAATGTATTCCCAAGGTTATAACTTTCTTGACGTATGATGAGCCCTTAGGGATCACTTTGGTTTCACTTgctgtttccttttctttcatcacaaTTTTTGTATTCCAAACCTTTCTCAGGAACTGGAAtactcccattgtcaaagccaacaatcAGAACCTCACCTGCCTTCTTCTCATCTCCATCCTGCTTTGCTACTTGTCTTCTCTCCTATTCATTGGCAAAcctcggaacgccacctgccttCTCCGACAAGCAGCCTTCGGCATTGTCTTCTCTGTTGCAATTTCTTGTGTGTTGGCAAAAACAATCATTGTCATCCTAGCtttcctggccacaaagccaggcaacagggtgaggaAATTTCTAGGGCAGAAAGTAGCAAATGCCATTGTTCTTTTTTCTTCCCTCGTTCAAGTGGGCATTTGTACTGTTTGGGTGTcaacctctcctcccttcccagatGCTGACATGCACTCACAGACTGGACACATCATACTGGAATGTAATGAAGGCTCCATCACCATGTTTTGCTGTGTACTGGGTTACATTGGCTTTCTTGCCATCATCAGCTTCATTGTAGCTTTCCTAGCCAGAAAATTGCCGGATacttttaatgaagccaagttcatcacCTTCAGTATGCTgctgttttgcagtgtttgggtgtcctttaTTCCAGGCTACTTGAGCACTAAGGGGAAATATGTTGTGGCTGTGGAGGTTTTTGCCATCTTGGCTTCCAATACTGGACTATTGATTTGTATCTTCCTTCCAAAATGTTACATTATTCTTCTGAGAGCTGATCTGGATTCTAGGAAATTACTACAAGGAAACACATAA